Proteins encoded in a region of the Planococcus shixiaomingii genome:
- a CDS encoding GNAT family N-acetyltransferase, protein MNIDYIVESQRLGFRRWKESDKIPFAAMNADPEVMKYFPNVLTREESDALIDRFEKHFDEKGYGIWAVERKEDQAFIGFIGLLEVGFDVDFKGATEIGWRLDRSFWKNGYAAEGAEACLKYAFEVLKKNEVYSFTAVLNEPSEAVMRRIGMEKVKEFDHPKIAVESPLRRHVLYRSSLK, encoded by the coding sequence ATGAACATAGATTATATAGTAGAATCCCAACGGTTAGGTTTTAGGAGGTGGAAAGAAAGCGACAAGATTCCGTTTGCGGCGATGAATGCGGATCCGGAAGTGATGAAGTACTTTCCAAATGTGTTAACGAGAGAAGAGTCCGATGCCTTAATTGACCGGTTCGAAAAGCATTTTGATGAAAAAGGTTATGGCATATGGGCAGTTGAGCGTAAGGAAGACCAAGCTTTCATTGGTTTTATTGGATTGCTGGAAGTCGGTTTCGACGTGGATTTTAAAGGCGCAACTGAAATCGGCTGGCGGCTTGACCGCTCTTTTTGGAAGAATGGGTACGCGGCAGAAGGCGCGGAAGCTTGCTTGAAGTATGCCTTTGAAGTATTGAAAAAGAACGAAGTGTATTCGTTTACTGCCGTTTTAAACGAACCTTCTGAAGCCGTTATGAGACGGATCGGCATGGAGAAGGTCAAAGAATTTGATCACCCTAAAATTGCTGTGGAAAGTCCGTTAAGGAGGCATGTGTTATATAGAAGCTCTTTAAAGTAA
- a CDS encoding membrane lipoprotein lipid attachment site-containing protein: MKKILFILLIVAVLSACRGTEPRPNISEVEKAPEDIHKLIDSTATLQLVLEDGKVAYLIYHSKGAVTADVMKQGNILKIKLKVSSKESDAIERHIYKVTEDDNTGSIEVLINGKSVPIDVISGL; the protein is encoded by the coding sequence ATGAAAAAAATATTATTTATTCTTTTGATTGTCGCTGTTCTATCAGCCTGTAGAGGGACCGAGCCCCGCCCAAATATTAGCGAAGTAGAAAAAGCGCCAGAAGACATACATAAACTTATCGATTCGACTGCTACACTTCAACTTGTACTTGAGGATGGGAAAGTTGCCTATCTTATTTACCACTCAAAGGGTGCAGTGACTGCAGATGTTATGAAACAGGGGAATATATTAAAAATAAAATTAAAGGTTTCCAGCAAAGAAAGCGATGCAATAGAGCGGCATATCTATAAGGTAACGGAAGATGATAACACCGGTAGTATAGAGGTTCTAATCAACGGCAAGTCTGTTCCGATTGATGTTATTTCAGGCTTATAG
- a CDS encoding WapI family immunity protein, with translation MKFCIVGNDTEMAIEVFTQSYPESTDYWAGNWLNAKIECEIPGFSVKFDFQLRTDELKDFADQLKVMEQHLSGKAALYNLDGYVEIEGTMNPLGDVEWAVTLCYPAGIGAALTFKFHSDQQALQQLTKQLDKIVSIFPVVGAL, from the coding sequence GTGAAATTTTGTATAGTTGGAAATGATACAGAAATGGCAATTGAAGTGTTTACCCAAAGTTATCCTGAAAGCACCGATTATTGGGCTGGCAATTGGTTAAATGCAAAAATCGAATGTGAAATTCCAGGGTTTTCAGTCAAATTCGACTTTCAGTTAAGAACCGATGAATTGAAAGACTTTGCCGACCAGCTGAAAGTGATGGAGCAACATTTGTCCGGTAAAGCGGCTCTTTACAATTTAGATGGCTACGTAGAAATTGAAGGCACTATGAACCCTTTAGGCGACGTAGAATGGGCGGTCACATTGTGCTACCCTGCTGGAATTGGAGCTGCCTTAACTTTTAAATTCCATTCAGATCAACAAGCTTTGCAGCAGTTGACAAAACAGTTGGATAAAATTGTTTCGATTTTCCCAGTTGTTGGCGCACTATAA
- a CDS encoding SDR family oxidoreductase, which yields MGKLKGKVAVVTGVSRLQGIGMAICKELAKNGCNIFFTYWTEYDQKMPWGINSAEPAMIHEELAQFGVQVASTEVDLSLPGAPALLLDNVSQQIGYPDILINNATYSTNNDFSTLTAEELDKHYWVNIRATTMLSSEFARNFQKKSGGRIVNLTSGQFKGPMPGELAYATTKGAIDALTITLSAELAHLGITVNAVNPGPTDTGWVTDEIRSELQPRFPFGRFGEPSDVAKTVNFLVSEEAE from the coding sequence ATGGGCAAGCTGAAAGGGAAAGTTGCGGTGGTGACAGGCGTAAGCCGGCTGCAAGGCATTGGTATGGCAATTTGCAAAGAATTAGCGAAAAATGGCTGCAATATCTTTTTCACTTATTGGACGGAATACGATCAAAAAATGCCTTGGGGCATAAATTCCGCTGAACCGGCCATGATACATGAAGAGCTTGCCCAGTTCGGCGTTCAAGTCGCATCGACCGAAGTCGATTTGTCTCTTCCCGGTGCACCAGCACTGCTTTTGGACAACGTGTCACAGCAAATCGGTTATCCGGATATCCTCATTAACAATGCGACCTATTCAACGAATAATGACTTTTCTACTCTTACCGCGGAAGAACTCGATAAGCATTATTGGGTGAACATCCGCGCAACAACGATGCTTAGCAGTGAATTTGCACGCAACTTTCAAAAGAAATCCGGAGGCAGAATCGTCAATCTTACGTCCGGCCAATTCAAAGGTCCAATGCCCGGCGAGCTTGCTTATGCAACCACCAAGGGAGCGATTGACGCCTTGACGATTACACTGTCTGCAGAACTTGCGCATTTAGGTATTACGGTCAATGCTGTAAATCCGGGACCAACCGATACCGGGTGGGTAACGGATGAAATAAGAAGCGAATTGCAGCCGCGGTTTCCATTCGGCAGATTTGGCGAGCCGAGTGATGTGGCAAAAACAGTGAATTTTTTGGTGAGCGAAGAAGCGGAGTAG
- a CDS encoding DUF4279 domain-containing protein, translated as MFETKSEVMVRFSLFGDEFPIDFVTEQLGIEPTATYKKGEILAKADKGFRTRYRKESCWELSSGYQTSFDAGEQMNQVLEPLKSKTALINNLKAQFNLDCKIFVVIVIKNGDTPALGPDLAQVEFAYLVGAEFDTDLYAWPYEEEDTHL; from the coding sequence GTGTTTGAGACAAAATCTGAAGTGATGGTCCGCTTTTCTCTTTTTGGAGATGAGTTTCCGATTGACTTTGTCACCGAACAATTAGGCATTGAACCAACGGCAACTTATAAAAAAGGAGAAATCTTAGCAAAGGCAGATAAAGGGTTCCGTACGCGCTACAGAAAAGAATCGTGCTGGGAACTGAGCTCCGGCTATCAAACGTCGTTTGACGCTGGGGAACAGATGAACCAGGTGTTGGAACCGCTGAAAAGCAAAACCGCTCTTATAAACAATTTAAAAGCCCAGTTCAACCTCGATTGCAAAATCTTCGTTGTGATCGTCATAAAAAATGGCGACACTCCAGCGTTGGGTCCGGATTTAGCACAAGTGGAATTCGCTTATCTTGTAGGGGCTGAATTTGATACGGATTTATATGCTTGGCCTTACGAAGAAGAAGATACGCATCTTTAA
- the proS gene encoding proline--tRNA ligase, translated as MTKKMVEKITNMDEDFAQWYTDVVTKAELIDYSSVRGSMIIRPYGFAIWENIKDALDAEIKETGHENVYMPLLIPESLLQKEKDHIEGFAPEVAWVTHGGDEKLAERLCIRPTSEVLFAEHYKNIIHSYRDLPKLYNQWANVIRWEKTTRPFLRTLEFLWQEGHTCHETEEDAHEETVKMLNVYADICERVLAIPVIKGRKTEKEKFAGAKYTYTIESLMHDGKALQSGTSHNLGTGFAEAFGIEFLNREGKLQPVHQTSWGFTTRIIGAMIMVHGDDKGLVLPPEVAPTQVLIVPIAQHKEGVLDAAYELHRSLKSSVRIGIDASDKKPGWKFNESEMKGIPLRLEIGPKDIEENKVVLVRRDTGEKIQVEKENILAEINRLLTDIQENLFQKALEHRNNKTASAVNMEEFQEQLTLHGGFIKAMWCGKQACEDQIKELTQATSRCIPFEQENLSEECVCCGQKAEEMVIWAKAY; from the coding sequence ATGACAAAAAAGATGGTTGAAAAAATCACGAATATGGATGAAGACTTTGCGCAATGGTACACAGACGTGGTGACGAAAGCCGAGCTGATCGATTACTCCAGCGTCCGAGGTTCGATGATTATCCGTCCATATGGTTTTGCCATTTGGGAAAATATCAAAGATGCGCTGGACGCTGAAATCAAAGAAACCGGACATGAAAATGTGTATATGCCATTGTTGATTCCAGAGAGCTTGCTGCAAAAAGAAAAAGACCATATTGAAGGATTTGCACCGGAAGTGGCGTGGGTGACGCACGGAGGCGACGAAAAACTGGCAGAGCGGTTGTGCATCCGTCCGACTTCAGAGGTGCTCTTTGCGGAACACTACAAAAACATCATCCACTCCTACCGGGATCTTCCGAAACTGTACAACCAGTGGGCAAACGTCATCCGCTGGGAAAAAACGACACGGCCATTTTTGCGAACGCTTGAGTTTTTATGGCAAGAAGGCCATACGTGCCATGAAACCGAAGAAGATGCCCACGAAGAAACCGTCAAAATGCTCAATGTCTACGCGGACATCTGTGAACGTGTCTTGGCGATTCCAGTCATAAAAGGGCGCAAAACCGAAAAAGAAAAATTTGCTGGAGCCAAGTACACGTATACGATCGAGAGTTTGATGCACGACGGCAAAGCGCTTCAATCAGGGACGTCCCATAATCTGGGCACCGGATTTGCGGAAGCGTTCGGCATAGAGTTTTTGAACAGGGAAGGGAAGCTGCAGCCGGTACACCAAACGTCCTGGGGTTTCACCACCCGGATTATTGGAGCCATGATCATGGTCCATGGTGACGACAAAGGATTGGTCTTGCCGCCTGAAGTGGCACCTACTCAAGTTTTGATCGTGCCGATCGCACAGCATAAGGAAGGCGTACTGGATGCGGCGTACGAACTTCATCGTTCGCTCAAATCTTCTGTCCGTATCGGCATCGATGCCAGTGATAAAAAACCAGGATGGAAATTCAACGAGTCCGAAATGAAGGGCATCCCGCTCCGGTTGGAAATCGGGCCAAAAGATATCGAGGAAAACAAAGTGGTTTTGGTCAGACGGGATACCGGAGAGAAAATCCAAGTAGAAAAAGAAAACATTCTAGCAGAAATCAACCGCTTGCTCACGGATATCCAGGAAAACCTGTTCCAGAAAGCGCTCGAACACCGCAACAACAAAACGGCCAGTGCGGTGAATATGGAGGAGTTTCAGGAACAATTAACGCTACACGGCGGATTCATCAAAGCGATGTGGTGCGGCAAGCAAGCGTGCGAAGACCAGATCAAAGAGTTGACCCAAGCCACTTCACGCTGCATTCCATTCGAACAAGAGAATTTATCAGAGGAATGCGTATGCTGCGGCCAAAAAGCGGAGGAAATGGTAATTTGGGCGAAAGCTTATTAA
- a CDS encoding GNAT family N-acetyltransferase codes for MNVREARESEYQLIYEQGYREWAKGRSLEEYIKENQKEEANGKRFVMVNDQNQILASLMMLQFRQNLFGIGSIVVDSSSRKKGLGKKLIEECLIKHPDAAFILYSEIDPSYYKQFGFRVLPREFQQSSKGICMICANDELCKRILKGPIPGYF; via the coding sequence ATGAATGTTAGGGAAGCCAGAGAAAGCGAATACCAATTGATTTACGAACAAGGTTACCGAGAATGGGCAAAGGGGAGGTCTCTAGAGGAATACATTAAAGAAAACCAAAAAGAAGAGGCAAATGGGAAGCGTTTTGTGATGGTCAATGACCAAAATCAAATATTGGCATCTCTTATGATGCTCCAATTTCGGCAAAACTTATTCGGCATCGGCTCAATCGTGGTGGATTCTTCAAGCCGAAAAAAAGGACTTGGAAAAAAGCTGATTGAAGAATGCCTCATAAAACATCCGGATGCTGCGTTCATCTTATATAGTGAAATCGATCCGTCGTATTATAAGCAGTTTGGCTTTCGGGTGTTGCCAAGAGAGTTTCAACAATCTTCTAAGGGGATTTGCATGATCTGTGCGAATGATGAATTGTGCAAGCGAATTTTAAAGGGACCTATACCAGGTTATTTTTAG
- a CDS encoding 1,4-dihydroxy-2-naphthoate polyprenyltransferase: MIAGNIETMSPGKLMWKMTRPHTLTATFAPIILGTVIAMSTTAIDWVLFAAMMIACLCLQIATNLFNEYYDFKRGLDTAESIGIGGGIVRHGLKPKNVLTVALILYVIAAIIGIYICMNSSWWLLAIGAVGMAVGYFYTGGPLPIAYTPFGELASGLLMGTGFVLISFFIQTGTVTLTSLLISIPIAILVGGINMANNIRDIEEDTKGGRKTLPILLGRDKAINCLGIFFIIAYAWIVVLVITGTVSPWALLILLSVPKPLQAIKGFKRGKKEPKQMGVAMKSTGITNTVFSLLLSLGLFISYIF, from the coding sequence ATGATTGCAGGAAATATAGAAACAATGAGTCCGGGAAAACTGATGTGGAAAATGACGAGGCCGCACACACTGACGGCGACGTTTGCGCCGATCATACTCGGGACAGTGATTGCCATGTCGACGACGGCTATCGATTGGGTTTTATTCGCCGCTATGATGATTGCTTGCCTATGCCTTCAAATTGCGACGAACTTGTTTAATGAATACTATGATTTCAAACGCGGATTGGATACAGCCGAATCAATCGGAATAGGCGGGGGAATTGTCCGGCACGGATTGAAACCGAAAAACGTGTTGACGGTTGCGCTGATCTTGTATGTAATTGCAGCGATTATCGGCATTTACATCTGCATGAACAGCAGCTGGTGGCTTTTAGCTATTGGTGCCGTCGGTATGGCCGTCGGTTATTTCTATACGGGAGGTCCACTGCCGATCGCTTACACGCCATTTGGCGAACTGGCTTCGGGTTTATTGATGGGAACAGGGTTTGTCCTGATTTCGTTCTTTATCCAGACAGGTACTGTCACGCTGACTAGCTTGCTTATTTCCATCCCAATCGCTATATTGGTTGGCGGCATCAACATGGCGAATAACATCCGCGACATCGAGGAGGATACAAAAGGCGGGCGCAAAACCCTGCCAATCCTTCTTGGAAGAGATAAAGCGATCAATTGTTTAGGCATATTCTTTATCATCGCTTATGCCTGGATTGTGGTTCTTGTCATTACGGGAACGGTCAGCCCTTGGGCATTGCTGATATTGCTGAGTGTACCGAAACCGCTCCAAGCGATCAAAGGCTTTAAACGCGGCAAAAAAGAACCGAAGCAAATGGGTGTTGCCATGAAATCCACCGGTATCACAAATACGGTGTTCAGTCTTTTGCTGTCGCTGGGTTTGTTCATCTCTTATATCTTTTAA
- a CDS encoding GNAT family N-acetyltransferase, whose amino-acid sequence MKSIKLVNHRLDYANEIYTLSSALPVKEALGLPDGTVEDTKQFIKMRLEDEFAGKTVPRVILNEDFELIGLTDLMFIDYTKKSCHIGTWIGHPYWGQGYNEGSKIAILRIAFEDLGLDYVFAGARLTNIRSQKAQAKLPFIRLNVESEFPEEHAALEKKEKQPCLLNVFCKNDFFSYMNTATK is encoded by the coding sequence ATGAAAAGCATCAAACTGGTCAATCATCGTTTAGACTACGCCAATGAGATTTATACGTTATCTTCTGCCCTTCCGGTGAAAGAAGCATTGGGATTGCCCGATGGGACTGTTGAAGATACGAAGCAGTTTATCAAAATGCGTTTGGAAGATGAGTTTGCAGGAAAGACAGTGCCACGTGTCATTCTAAACGAAGATTTTGAACTTATTGGCCTTACCGATTTGATGTTTATTGACTACACTAAAAAATCCTGCCACATCGGTACTTGGATTGGCCATCCGTATTGGGGGCAAGGGTATAACGAAGGTTCCAAAATCGCAATTTTACGGATCGCTTTCGAAGATTTGGGGTTGGATTATGTTTTTGCAGGAGCAAGACTGACAAATATCCGTTCACAAAAAGCACAAGCGAAATTGCCTTTTATCCGTTTAAACGTTGAATCCGAATTCCCGGAGGAACATGCCGCTTTAGAGAAGAAAGAAAAGCAACCGTGTTTGTTGAATGTGTTTTGTAAAAACGATTTTTTTTCGTACATGAATACGGCAACAAAGTAA